CTACAGTCCCTTTTATTACTGCCCGGAAGACACTGTCGAACACGAAGTCAATGATCGCGACTTTACCACCACCGAAGAACGAGACTACGACGGTGGTCCCGAAATCAATTGGGGCGATGACTACGCCCCGGTTCCAGGTACGACAACTTGGTGCGATCGTTGGTGGGATTGCGATTACAGTTCGCGATGCACTGCGGCAACAAACTACAAATGTCAAGTCGATTTTGGATCGGGTGCCCACTTCCTTAGTCAAGTTCAAGATCATACTGTGATCGGACGCTGCCCCGACGACCAGTGACGTCCCTGAAAACCGTACCTCGCCGCACCGGTCTTCTATGCAATTCGATACGCATAGGTACTTTTCCTGAGGAACGATCAATGTTTATTATAGTTAGGGCATCTCGCGTCTTTTTATACGGATCCGCTTTTGGATTGTTGCTCTTCGCATGCCCGATGGTCCGGTCGGCAGATAATAGGGCCAACGAGTTGATTGGATACATGGATGCGTCGACAGCGTTGTTCGACGCGATTGACTCGTACGACCTGGCTTGGCGAACCGAAGAATCGGTTGAGGTGATGGGCATGCCGATCATCCCGCGAGAGAGTTTCTTGCGACTACACTATGATAAGCCGAATCGCCAACTGCTCCTTCTTTCGGTCAACTACAGCTACGATATCGAGCAACTACTTAGAGGTGTCCCTGCTGATCGTCGTGCGGAAACCTTAATGGTTTTAATTGACGGTGATCGCACTATTCGGCGTTTGGTGGGACGTCCGCCTGAAGTTCTCCCACTTTCATTCGAACAAAGATCCGAATTACGAACCATTCCCAGACTTCGTTCACTGGGGTCATTGGGGTTCTTCGCATCTGTCTTTGGCCAGGAAAACAACCGCGAAAGCTTGGTGCGGGTTACGTCGATGGCCAAAACGCTCAGTACAAAAGTGACGGATCTTGAAATCAGCTTTACCGCAAAGATCGAAAGCAAATGTGACGAAACCTATCAATGGTTTTTCTCATCTCAAGAATTGCTCCCCATCCGACACGTGGTGCGTCAAAGATGTGGCGCCAATCAAAATTGGGATGTTGTTACCCGCCAAACAATCGACTGGAGCAAACATGATGGGGCTGGCCATCTTCCTTCCAGTGTCGTGGAAGAAACGCTCGGATCGATCAGGCTACCGCGCAAAGACGGTACGAAGAAACGCTTTCCGATGGAGAAAACGTTGGTGGTCGACATGCTTTGGCGACCACTCGGTTCGATCGGCGACATTGAACAGATTGCTCAGCGTGAACAGATCACACCTAAAAGCATTGAACAACTGATTGATTGGAAACGACCAGAGGGCTGATTCGCGAAGCGTCTTTGTGATCAACGGCGTTGACACTGGAAGTGACCGAATACGCTTTTTTTCTTCGCCTGAATAGGCTCTCTGGTCCGATCAAGCCGATTTCCAGTCGAACGGCCGACCGCTAAACCGATCGCCAATCCAGGCCCTCGTTCAATTCATTTAAATTGCGAGGGCCTTCTGGCGTGACGACGACCATGTCTTCGACGCGGATGCCACCGCAACGGCGACCGTATAGACCAGGTTCGACGGTGAAGACTTCACCAGCCAACATCTCACCACCGCCGGCATCCAGCAAAATCGGTTCGTGAACGTCCAAACCGATGCCGTGTCCGGTGCCGTGCTGGATCGACGGATCATCGGTGATCGTCCCGCGGCTGGACGGATAGCCCTTTTGCAACAACACCGCTTCGCTGGCGTGATGTGCCTGGTCGGCGGTGACGCCTGGCAATAGTTTGGCGATGCAGGCCGATTTGGCTTCCAAAACCGCCGCGTGCATTTCTTTGGCCACCGGATCGATGTCGCCGTGAACGACCGTCCGCGTGCAGTCGCCCCAGTAACGGGTCGCCTCACAACGTGGAAACAAATCCACGACGATCGGCGTTCCGGTTCGCAGTGGTCCGGTGCCACTGTGGTGACAATCGGCCACCTGGGGCGCGGTCGCCACGATCGCGCCGTGGGGCATCGTGTATTGCAGTTTCAAAAACTCCACCGCGGCCAGACTGCGGACTCGTTCACTGGTCAGGACGGTGCCGTCCAGCAACAGTTGGCCTTCGGCGTCGACGGTGGCGTCGGCAATCGTTTCGCACACCATTCGCATCACCGATTCGGTGGTCGCCTGGGCCTGCGACAAGTACTCGATCTCTTGATCCGTTTTGGATCGTCGGTCGTTGACGCCAAGTTCGGGGTCGTAGTCGACCGTGACGCCGGCGGCAGTTAGGTGATGCGCAAAGATCAGCGGCAACGTTCGATCAGCGGACAAATGACCGACGCCGCGATCGCGCACCATGTTGGCCACCGCTGCGGCGGTCGCCGATTCGCGATCGGCGGGCAAGCCATCGGGGCCGGCATGATCGGCTGGGCAAGATACTTGCAAACCGGGTCGGTTCTGTCGCACGCGATCCATCTCCAGATCACGCACAATTCCGAACGCCTGGTCGCCTAGCTGCAAAAACGCGGCCGGGTCGCCCAAGGGGACTCCCAAGCGTCGGTAAAGCGTCGCGTTCTTGTCGGCAAACCCGGCGATGATGAAATCCATGGACGTCGATCCAAACGATGATGGGGAAACGAAAGCGGTCAGCGGGCAACATGCCGGCACAGACAGCGGTCACATTCGAGGTGCCGAATCAACCCGCCATGGGTAGAAAATACGCGAAGCTGACCGTCACCAGTAAGGCCGCCAAGCCCATCGCGGTGCTCATCGGCGAAATCACCTTCAGCCCCTGAGCCTCCGTCATGCCGCTCATTCGAGTGATCACCCAGAACGCGCTGTCGGTCATCCAAGAAACAGGCTTGCTGCCTGCGCCGATCGCCATCGCCAAGTAGACGGGATGAAAGGGCAACGTGCCTTCGGCGGCGAAACCCTGCATCACACCGGCTGCGGTGATCATGGCGACCGTGGCGCTACCCTGCAGGGTTCGAATCGCCACCGTGACGATGAAAGCCAACGGCAGGATCATCAGTCCCGGAACGCCTTCGGCCAATCCTGCGACGGCACCCGCGATCCCCGCCTGGCGCAGCATCGCGCCGAACGCACCACCGGCCGCGGTAATCAGGATGATCGAACCGGCGGCCGCCAAAGATGTCGCGACCAACTTGTTTTTTTCTTTGGGGTCACAGTATCGCATCAACAAAAACGACAAAGCACACCCGATCGCCAAGGCGACGTTTTTGTCACACAGGTTATCGACGAACTTGACCCAACCGCCCGTCGGCGACGACGACGACTGGGCCAGATA
The nucleotide sequence above comes from Crateriforma spongiae. Encoded proteins:
- a CDS encoding M24 family metallopeptidase, whose product is MDFIIAGFADKNATLYRRLGVPLGDPAAFLQLGDQAFGIVRDLEMDRVRQNRPGLQVSCPADHAGPDGLPADRESATAAAVANMVRDRGVGHLSADRTLPLIFAHHLTAAGVTVDYDPELGVNDRRSKTDQEIEYLSQAQATTESVMRMVCETIADATVDAEGQLLLDGTVLTSERVRSLAAVEFLKLQYTMPHGAIVATAPQVADCHHSGTGPLRTGTPIVVDLFPRCEATRYWGDCTRTVVHGDIDPVAKEMHAAVLEAKSACIAKLLPGVTADQAHHASEAVLLQKGYPSSRGTITDDPSIQHGTGHGIGLDVHEPILLDAGGGEMLAGEVFTVEPGLYGRRCGGIRVEDMVVVTPEGPRNLNELNEGLDWRSV